In the genome of Ammospiza nelsoni isolate bAmmNel1 chromosome 7, bAmmNel1.pri, whole genome shotgun sequence, one region contains:
- the ZNF142 gene encoding zinc finger protein 142: MALRVGSGAGPAGAREQALCVGLGQNVERSSSPVPRQCPAAISAAVTVSEAASREMETLCSELLLPTPGEVGAMGSPGVASAGLARTPPLAASQELLLAEASMPGEGAHAEGSNVEIFIEAVAGNVTLSNAASATEVLVKVMELYFCERCGQSFSEASLLSQHQCLLLPPQEHLELPRALLASASESQSDPRGSELPGASTQEGSAPECLLCPICQEAFLQPGQLKEHFKTHRAPSGALPCPERGCRFTTEDRKQLRAHLRHLHGASPVSCACRACPLLFPSRQAMEQHHRTHFPFHCSHCDFITANAKLFWQHRKGHTTESPSEMPTTGDPHSLDKRCILPSAASEGQEEPGDCHPGWKASTAEARPAKPAGTGDSSLKGQKASAGEEDSDSSGDESPEEDGESLCEAEAKEDGKAAPKKVGVPQAQHFKGDVAEGSEYLYKTHMCPECKRCFKKRTHLVEHLHLHFPDPSLQCPNCHKYFTSKSKLKIHMMRETGEKAHRCPLCHYSSVEKNALNRHMASMHEDISNFYSDVYSCPVCEEKFRLSQALKEHLKTHKAEPKRLSCFHGDCSYCAEDRKEFVRHLKDAHGIKAVECKYHACSLLFSTAEAMEAHRKTHYAFHCQQCDFICSNKHVFRKHKKQGHPGSEQLQCSFCPYATFNPVEFHDHVGKMHANEKIHKCTECAFATAHKRVLIRHMLLHTGEKPHKCELCDFTCRDVSYLSKHMLTHSNDKNFMCTECGYITKWKHYLNVHMRKHTGDLRYQCNQCSYRCHRADQLSSHKLRHQGKSLICEVCGFACKRKYELQKHMQAKHSQNYQVPVFQCQYCTYQTKYKQALLNHENCKHTKQKEFRCALCSYCTFSNTSLFFHKRKIHGYVPGDKDWLENYASKELEISSSEALFGYEVGAALHVDASSPLTGKEQWMKEKPSQVESQGEEGYQQVFMVPLLEQDAAPPESSSDAERGEGEQSCPIAGNALEDDCMQGNAATGSTEISVSEDVAESCTLHLEALNVSSDPLLENLTGEACVTQPECVEMLSCKEPPAAYEMLGSQGGLGLEDSGNTLEEIPDFEEEVDVQEDKVVKVSVEAGDNQGKDTLKEDMGHLEGSCSDHKVVADTEESETSQAKLPEAWLSMLKTPEQGHLPVPEDAPTSGDNARSGSESVLKALRKQDKEQAETLVLEGRVQMLVVQSESQVFKCEKCSYITRKEKSMSLHSKASCQSRRAPLVCRECGASFKQQRGLNTHLLKKCPVLLKNNKILKPTNQEAPGLCQPADQPGDNGTETAGSEKGGSEESGHAESPWEAELLSDKTQAAGIPLAGAQTSGCHASEKSLLGGSTEVAEEPPQQGDGTEPGGATGASQSGKPSEKYRLEGGKLHCNACSFVCSRITTITSHVEDGCRNLEQFWCSQCPETFRSRRALKSHCAEKHIMHPEDEPQRTELPEQDALSVEKDQTSELPLDVAPPKSTLPKRRRFSCPTCPFTCHQERAMKTHKKRGCVTLGEFRCSSCPFTSKVAKALRLHRRLHRKHYSKRPQLQCCQCAFTCKQARCLRQHVLIKHEGVKPHKCRYCEFSTTRRYRLEAHQSLHTGVGRIACGICSQTFGTNSKLRIHRLRVHEKTPTHFCPLCDYSSYLQNDITRHVNSCHHGELNFGCSRCEARFSSETALKQHVLRRHEEKVSYSCPRCDFVCHSEATLKCHVQKQHPHLECGTCKETFATREALEEHKTQHFSHRCELCSFAAKERQQLVRHYMESHEPTAPQDKPLHCPFCDFACQHQLVFDQHMKGHGGTRVYKCSDCEYTTKNRQKITWHIRIHTGEKPYKCHLCKYACADPSRLKYHMRIHKEERKYLCPDCGYKCKWVNQLKYHMTKHTGLKPYRCDECEYCTNRADALRVHKETRHQEARSFICEQCGKAFKTRFLLKTHLKKHSEEKPYVCNACGRAFRWAAGLRHHYLTHTNEHPFFCRYCPYKAKQKFQVIKHIQRHHPEHRAVDPSQGVGKDPSTHTVHLHSVQRESQAKGPPRMEQGGECPAEKDGTAQ; encoded by the exons atggcGCTGAGGGTGGGCTCGGGGGCCGGCCCAGCTGGAGCCAGGGAGCAAGCCCTGTGTGTTGGGCTCGGGCAGAAC GTTGAGAGGTCATCCAGCCCAGTGCCAAGGCAGTGCCCGGCGGCAATTAGCGCAGCAGTGACTGTATCagaggctgccagcagggagatGGAGACCCTGTGCtcggagctgctcctgcccacaccGGGAGAGGTGGGAGCCATGGGAAGCCCTGGTGTGGCCAGCGCTGGTCTGGCCAGGACACCCCCGCTGGCTGCCAGCCAGGAgttgctgctggcagaggcatcgatgcctggggaaggggctcacgCTGAAGGAAGCAATGTGGAAATATTCATCGAGGCAGTGGCTGGCAATGTGACACTGAGCAACGCGGCCAGTGCCACAG AGGTTCTGGTCAAAGTGATGGAGCTGTACTTCTGTGAGAGGTGTGGCCAGAGCTTCTCAGAAgcctccctgctgtcccagcaccagtgcctgctgctgcccccccAAGAGCACCTGGAACTCCCAAGGGCACTCTTGGCTTCTGCCAGCGAGAGCCAGAGTGATCCCAGGggctcagagctgccaggagccagcacacaggagggctctgctcccgaGTGCCTGCTGTGCCCCATCTGCCAGGAGGCGTTTTTGCAGCCTGGCCAGCTCAAGGAGCACTTCAAGACGCACCGTGCCCCGTCgggagccctgccctgtcccgAGCGGGGCTGCCGGTTCACCACGGAGGACCGCAAGCAACTGCGCGCTCACTTGCGCCACCTGCATGGGGCCTCCCCCGTGTCCTGCGCCTGCCGCGCCTGCCCGCTGCTCTTCCCCAGCCGCCAGGCCATGGAGCAGCACCACCGGACACACTTCCCCTTCCACTGCTCCCACTGCGACTTCATCACAGCCAATGCCAAGCTCTTCTGGCAGCACCGGAAGGGTCACACCACAGAGTCCCCTTCTGAGATGCCCACAACAGGCGACCCCCACAGCCTTGACAAGCGCTGCATCCTGCCATCGG CAGCATCAGAAGGACAGGAGGAGCCAGGTGATTGCCACCCTGGCTGGaaagccagcacagcagaagcCAGGCCAGCAAAGCCTGCAGGTACTGGGGACAGCTCCTTGAAGGGACAGAAAGCATCAGCTGGAGAAGAGGACTCGGACAGCAGTGGGGATGAATCACCAGAGGAGGATGGTGAGAGCCTCTGTGAAGCCGAGGCCAAAGAGGATGGGAAGGCAGCTCCCAAAAAAGTTGGAgtgccacaggcacagcacttCAAAG GGGATGTTGCAGAAGGCTCCGAATACCTCTACAAAACCCACATGTGCCCTGAATGCAAGCGGTGCTTCAAAAAGCGGACCCACCTGGTAGAGCACCTCCACCTGCACTTCCCTGACCCCAGCCTGCAGTGCCCCAACTGCCACAAGTACTTCACCAGCAAAAGCAAGCTGAAAATCCACATGATGCGGGAGACAGGTGAGAAGGCTCATCGCTGCCCACTCTGCCACTACAGCTCCGTGGAGAAGAACGCTCTCAACCGCCACATGGCCAGCATGCACGAGGACATCTCCAACTTCTACTCCGATGTTTACTCCTGCCCCGTCTGTGAGGAGAAGTTTCGGCTCAGCCAGGCCCTCAAGGAGCACTTGAAGACTCACAAAGCTGAACCCAAGAGGCTGAGCTGCTTCCACGGGGACTGCAGCTACTGTGCAGAGGACCGTAAGGAGTTTGTCCGTCACCTCAAGGATGCTCATGGCATCAAGGCGGTGGAGTGCAAGTACCACGCCTGCTCGCTGCTCTTCAGCACGGCTGAGGCCATGGAGGCTCACCGGAAAACCCACTACGCCTTCCACTGCCAGCAGTGTGACTTCATCTGCTCCAACAAGCACGTTTTCCGCAAGCACAAGAAGCAGGGCCACCCGGGCAGCGAGCAGCTCCAGTGCAGTTTCTGCCCCTATGCCACTTTCAACCCTGTGGAGTTTCACGACCATGTGGGCAAGATGCACGCCAATGAGAAGATCCACAAGTGCACTGAGTGTGCCTTCGCCACAGCGCACAAGCGGGTGCTCATCCGGCACATGCTGTTGCACACTG GAGAGAAACCTCACAAGTGTGAGCTCTGCGACTTCACGTGCCGGGATGTGAGCTACCTGTCCAAGCACATGCTGACCCACTCCAACGACAAGAACTTCATGTGCACCGAGTGCGGGTACATCACCAAGTGGAAGCACTACCTGAACGTCCACATGCGTAAGCACACAGGAGATCTCCG GTACCAGTGTAACCAGTGCTCATACCGCTGTCACCGTGCTGACCAGCTGAGCAGCCACAAGCTGCGGCACCAGGGCAAAAGCCTGATCTGCGAGGTGTGCGGCTTCGCCTGCAAGCGCAAGTACGAGCTGCAGAAGCACATGCAGGCCAAGCACTCGCAGAACTATCAGGTTCCCGTCTTCCAGTGCCAGTACTGCACCTACCAGACCAAGTACAAGCAGGCACTGCTGAACCATGAGAACTGCAAGCACACCAAGCAGAAGGAGTTTCGCTGTGCCCTCTGTTCGTACTGCACCTTCAGTAACACCAGCCTCTTCTTCCATAAGCGCAAGATTCATGGCTACGTTCCTGGTGACAAGGACTGGCTGGAAAATTATGCCAGCAAGGAGCTGGAGATTAGCTCATCTGAGGCACTGTTTGGCTATGAGGTCGGTGCAGCCCTGCATGTGGATGCCAGTTCCCCCCTCACTGGCAAGGAGCAGTGGATGAAGGAGAAGCCATCCCAGGTGGAGTCCCAGGGAGAAGAGGGCTACCAGCAAGTGTTCATGGTGCCCCTCCTTGAGCAGGATGCCGCTCCACCAGAGAGCAGCAGCGATGCAGAGAGGGGCgagggggagcagagctgtcctATTGCTGGCAATGCTCTGGAAGATGACTGCATGCAAGGAAATGCTGCCACAGGCTCTACTGAGATCAGTGTTTCTGAAGATGTGGCAGAGAGCTGCACCTTGCACTTGGAGGCACTGAATGTCTCGTCTGACCCTCTCCTGGAGAACTTGACTGGAGAAGCCTGTGTGACCCAGCCAGAGTGCGTGGAAATGCTGTCCTGCAAGGAGCCTCCTGCAGCCTATGAGATGCTGGGCTCCCAGGGTGGCCTTGGCTTGGAGGACAGTGGCAATACACTGGAAGAGATCCCAGACTTTGAGGAAGAGGTAGATGTACAGGAAGACAAGGTGGTGAAGGTCAGTGTAGAGGCAGGAGacaaccagggaaaagacaccCTAAAGGAGGACATGGGCCACCTTGAGGGGTCATGCTCAGACCACAAGGTCGTGGCAGACACTGAGGAGAGTGAGACCAGCCAAGCCAAGCTGCCAGAGGCCTGGCTCAGCATGCTGAAGACACCTGAACAGGGCCACCTGCCTGTCCCTGAGGATGCGCCCACCTCTGGTGACAATGCCAGGAGTGGCTCGGAGTCAGTGCTGAAGGCTCTGCGGAAGCAGGACAAAGAGCAGGCAGAGACACTGGTGCTGGAGGGCAGGGTGCAGATGCTGGTGGTGCAGTCAGAGAGCCAGGTCTTTAAGTGTGAGAAGTGCTCGTACATCACACGGAAGGAGAAATCCATGTCCCTGCATTCCAAAGCCAGCTGCCAGAGCCGCCGGGCCCCCCTCGTGTGCCGTGAGTGTGGGGCCAGCTTTAAGCAGCAGAGGGGACTCAACACCCACCTCCTAAAGAAGTGCCCTGTTCTCCTGAAGAACAACAAGATCCTCAAACCAACCAATCAGGAGGCACCTGGACTGTGCCAGCCTGCCGACCAGCCTGGTGATAATGGTACAGAAACAGCAGGGAGTGAGAAGGGAGGCTCAGAGGAGTCTGGTCATGCTGAGAGCCCTTGGGAAGCTGAACTGCTATCTGATAAAACACAAGCAGCAGGCATTCCTTTGGCTGGGGCACAGACATCAGGCTGTCATGCCTCTGAGAAATCCCTGCTGGGTGGCAGCACAGAGGTGGCAGAAGAGCCTCCCCAGCAAGGGGATGGGACTGAGCCAGGTGGAGCCACTGGTGCCTCCCAGTCTGGGAAACCCTCAGAGAAATACCGACTGGAGGGAGGGAAGCTGCACTGCAATGCCTGCTCCTTTGTGTGTTCCCGTATCACCACCATCACCTCCCATGTGGAGGATGGCTGCCGGAACCTGGAGCAGTTCTGGTGTTCCCAGTGCCCTGAAACCTTCCGCTCCCGGCGGGCCCTCAAGAGCCATTGTGCTGAAAAGCACATCATGCATCCTGAGGATGAACCCCAAAGGACTGAACTGCCTGAGCAGGACGCACTCAGTGTTGAGAAAGACCAGACCAGTGAGCTCCCACTGGATGTAGCCCCACCAAAATCCACACTGCCCAAGAGGAGGCGTTTCTCCTGCCCCACCTGCCCCTTCACCTGCCACCAGGAAAGGGCCATGAAGACACACAAGAAGAGGGGCTGCGTAACCCTGGGTGAGTTtcgctgctcctcctgccccttcACCTCCAAGGTGGCCAAAGCCCTGCGGCTGCACCGCAGGCTGCACCGCAAGCATTACAGCAAGCGGCCGCAGTTGCAGTGCTGCCAGTGCGCGTTCACCTGCAAGCAGGCCCGGTGCCTGCGGCAGCACGTCCTCATCAAGCACGAGGGCGTGAAGCCGCACAAGTGCCGCTACTGCGAGTTCAGCACCACGCGCCGCTACCGCCTGGAGGCCCACCAGTCCCTGCACACCGGTGTGGGGCGCATCGCCTGCGGCATCTGCAGCCAGACCTTCGGCACCAACTCCAAGCTGCGCATCCACCGCCTGCGCGTGCACGAGAAGACGCCCACCCATTTCTGCCCGCTCTGCGACTACAGCAGCTACCTGCAGAATGACATCACCCGCCACGTCAACAGCTGCCACCACGGCGAGCTCAACTTCGGCTGCTCCCGCTGTGAGGCTCGCTTCAGTTCTGAGACGGCCCTCAAGCAGCACGTCCTGCGCCGGCACGAGGAGAAGGTTTCCTACAGCTGCCCACGCTGTGACTTCGTGTGTCACAGTGAGGCCACGCTCAAGTGCCACGTGCAGAAGCAGCACCCACACCTGGAGTGCGGCACCTGCAAGGAGACCTTCGCCACCCGGGAGGCACTGGAGGAGCACAAGACGCAGCATTTCAGCCACCGCTGTGAGCTGTGCAGCTTTGCAGCCAAGGAGCGGCAGCAGCTGGTGCGGCATTACATGGAGAGCCACGAGCCGACTGCCCCCCAGGACAAACCCCTGCACTGCCCTTTCTGTGACTTTGCCTGCCAGCACCAGCTTGTGTTTGACCAGCACATGAAGGGCCATGGGGGCACCCGCGTGTACAAGTGCTCAGACTGTGAGTACACCACCAAGAACAGGCAAAAGATCACGTGGCACATCCGCATCCACACTGGTGAGAAGCCCTACAAGTGCCACCTCTGTAAATATGCCTGCGCTGACCCCTCACGTCTCAAG TATCACATGCGGATCCacaaggaggagaggaaatacCTCTGCCCTGACTGCGGCTACAAATGCAAGTGGGTGAACCAGCTCAAGTACCACATGACAAAGCACACGG GCCTGAAGCCATACCGGTGCGATGAGTGCGAGTACTGCACCAACCGCGCAGACGCCCTGCGGGTGCACAAGGAGACGCGGCACCAGGAGGCCCGTTCCTTCATCTGCGAGCAGTGTGGCAAGGCCTTCAAGACTCGCTTTCTCCTCAAGACCCACCTGAAGAAGCACAGCGAGGAGAAGCCCTATGTGTGCAACGCCTGCGGGCGCGCTTTCCGCTGGGCAGCTGGTCTGCGCCACCACTACCTGACCCACACCAACGAGCACCCCTTCTTCTGCCGCTACTGCCCTTACAAGGCCAAGCAGAAGTTCCAGGTCATCAAACACATCCAACGGCATcaccctgagcacagggctgttgACCCTAGCCAGGGGGTGGGAAAGGACCCCAGCACACACACCGTCCACCTCCACAGCGTGCAGAGGGAGAGCCAGGCCAAGGGGCCCCCCAGGATGGAGCAAGGAGGAGAgtgccctgcagagaaggatgGTACAGCACAGTGA
- the PLCD4 gene encoding 1-phosphatidylinositol 4,5-bisphosphate phosphodiesterase delta-4: MASLLCNARIQLTDTLEQMQQGTLMRKVKSKSWKKQRYFKLQEDCMTIWYQSKRTGKTESAFSISDVETVREGHQSEVLQSVAEEFPPERCFTIVFYGRRGNLDLVAGSAEEAQCWIQGLRQLIEVATTMDQREKIDQWIRDWFQKADKNKDGRMNFKEVQRLLKMMNVDMNEDHALRLFQDADKSESGTLEGEEFVLFYKALTQREEVQSLFQEYSEDGKKLTLLELTDFLREEQLEDEGTEELAMELIDKYEPSETARTRHVLSADGFLMYLCSLEGSIFNPQHRGLWQDMSQPLCHYFISSSHNTYLIEDQLRGHSSIEGYIRALKRGCRCLEVDCWDGPNGEPMVYHGHTFTSKIPFREVVSTLGKYAFKTSDYPVILSLENHCSMEQQEVLVQQLKDILGEQLLTTTIDGHVPSQLPSPEELKHKILLKGKKIGRLEDTLDGPGDEAPDVSDDDNGAEAEEGRRRAKKDKETLAQALSDCVIYCKSVPFRGFQEARSHSRPSEISSLSEAKARKLIRDEGNEFVRHNAWQLTRIYPSGMRADSSNYSPQEMWNVGCQIVALNFQTAGMEMDLCDGLFSQNGCCGYVLKPPFMRDKETLFNPSDPSSREGPGPITLTIQVISGQQLPKVANSKEGAIIDPLVRVEIYGVPADQAHQETKYIENNGFNPRWDETLQFQLHVPELALIRFVVEDYDKTSRNDFVGQFTLAFANIKPGYRHIHLLSKDGTSIPPSSLFVHIRITEPPGPEQD; encoded by the exons ATGGCATCACTGCTGTGCAACGCCC GCATCCAGCTCACAGACACGCTGGAGCAGATGCAGCAGGGGACTCTGATGCGCAAAGTCAAGTCCAAGAGCTGGAAGAAGCAACGTTACTTCAAGCTGCAGGAAGACTGCATGACCATCTGGTACCAGTCCAAGAGGACAGGCAAAACTGAGTCTGCCT tCTCCATCAGCGATGTGGAGACGGTGCGGGAAGGGCACCAGTCGGAGGTGCTGCAGAGCGTGGCTGAGGAGTTCCCCCCCGAGCGCTGCTTCACCATCGTCTTCTACGGCCGTCGCGGCAACCTGGACCTCGTGGCTGGCTCGGCAGAGGAGGCACAGTGCTGGATACAGGGCCTGCGTCAGCTCATCGAGGTGGCCACCACCATGGACCAAAGGGAGAAGATAGACCAAT GGATTCGTGACTGGTTCCAGAAAGCTGACAAGAATAAGGATGGGCGCATGAACTTCAAGGAGGTGCAGCGTCTCCTGAAGATGATGAATGTGGACATGAACGAGGATCATGCCCTGAGGCTCTTCCAG GATGCTGACAAGTCAGAGTCGGGGACGCTGGAAGGGGAGGAATTTGTGCTCTTCTACAAGGCTCTCACGCAGCGTGAGGAGGTGCAGAGCCTCTTCCAGGAATACTCTGAGGATGgaaagaagctgacactgctgGAGCTGACGGATTTCCTgcgggaggagcagctggaggatgagggcacagaggagctggccATGGAGCTCATTGACAAGTATGAGCCATCGGAGACAG CTCGGACCCGCCATGTGCTGAGTGCTGATGGGTTCCTCATGTACCTCTGCTCCCTGGAGGGCTCCATCTTCAACCCCCAGCACCGGGGGCTGTGGCAGGACATGagccagcccctctgccacTACTTCATCTCCTCCTCCCACAACACCTACCTGATAGAGGATCAGCTCCGGGGCCACAGCAGCATCGAGGGCTACATCAG GGCTCTGAAACGAGGCTGCCGGTGCCTGGAGGTGGATTGCTGGGACGGGCCAAACGGGGAGCCCATGGTGTACCACGGCCACACCTTCACCTCCAAGATCCCCTTCCGGGAGGTGGTGAGCACCCTGGGGAAGTACGCCTTCAAG ACCTCAGACTACCCAGTGATCCTGTCCCTAGAAAACCACTGCAgcatggagcagcaggaggtcCTGGTCCAGCAGCTCAAGGACATCCTGGGGGAACAGCTCCTCACCACTACCATCGATGGGcatgtcccctcccagctcccatccccaGAG GAGCTGAAGCACAAGATCTTGCTGAAGGGCAAGAAGATTGGGCGGCTGGAGGACACCCTGGACGGGCCAGGGGATGAGGCTCCTGATGTGTCTGACGATGACAAtggggcagaggcagaggaggggagGCGGAGGGCAAAG AAGGACAAGGAGACCTTGGCACAAGCATTGTCTGACTGTGTCATCTACTGCAAGAGTGTGCCCTTCCGGGGCTTCCAGGAGGCCCGCAGCCATTCCCGGCCCTCGGAGATCTCCTCCCTCTCTGAAGCCAAGGCCAGGAAGCTCATCCGGGATGAAG GAAATGAGTTTGTTCGCCACAATGCCTGGCAGCTGACACGCATCTACCCCAGTGGGATGAGGGCTGACTCCTCCAACTACAGCCCCCAGGAGATGTGGAATGTGGGGTGCCAGATCG TGGCCTTGAACTTCCAGACAGCTGGCATGGAGATGGACCTGTGTGACGGGCTCTTCAGCCAGAATGGCTGCTGTGGCTACGTGCTCAAACCACCCTTCATGAGGGACAAGGAGACTCTCTTCAACCCCAGTGACCCCAGCAGCCGGGAAGGCCCCGGCCCCATCACCCTGACAATCCAG GTAATcagtgggcagcagctgcccaaaGTGGCCAACAGCAAGGAGGGAGCCATCATTGACCCACTGGTGCGTGTGGAGATCTACGGGGTCCCCGCGGACCAGGCGCACCAGGAGACCAAGTACATTGAGAACAATG GCTTTAACCCCCGCTGGGATGAGACACTGCAGTTTCAGCTCCACGTGCCCGAGTTGGCCCTCATTCGCTTTGTGGTGGAGGATTATGACAAGACTTCCAGGAATGATTTTGTGGGTCAGTTCACCCTAGCATTTGCCAACATCAAACCTG GATATCGGCACATCCATCTCCTCTCAAAGGATGGCACCAGCATCCCACCCTCTTCGCTCTTTGTCCACATCCGCATCACTGAGCCACCTGGCCCTGAGCAGGATTGA
- the LOC132075496 gene encoding mitochondrial chaperone BCS1 — protein MPLSDFVLALKDNPYFGAGFGLVGVGTFLAAARKGAQFGLVAFRRHYMITLEVPCKDKSYQWLLNWVSHHAKHTQHLSVETSYLQHESGRVSTKFDFIPSLGNHFIWYRRKWIRIERSRETQMLDLNTGTPWESVTFTALGTDREIFFNILQEARELALQQQEGKTIMYTAMGAEWRQFGFPRRRRPLSSVVLEEGVSERLVQDVKEFINNSKWYHERGIPYRRGYLLYGPPGCGKSSFITALAGELEYSICLLSLSDHSLSDDRLNHLLSVAPQQSIILLEDVDAAFVSRDLAAENPAVYQGMGRLTFSGLLNALDGVASTEARIVFMTTNYVDRLDPALVRPGRVDVKQYVGHCSCWQLTRMFQRFYPEQPAAAAQRFAEQALAVSKQISAAQVQGHFMLYKTDPEGAISNISSSLL, from the exons ATGCCCCTTTCTGACTTTGTCTTAGCACTGAAGGACAACCCATAttttggggctgggtttggcCTCGTCGGGGTGGGCACATTCCTGGCAGCAGCCCGTAAGGGGGCCCAGTTTGGGCTGGTGGCTTTCAGGCGCCACTATATGATCACCTTGGAGGTGCCCTGCAAGGATAAGAGCTACCAATGGCTGCTGAACTGGGTCTCCCACCACGCCAAGCACACGCAGCACCTCAGTGTTGAGACATCATACCTGCAGCATGAAAGCGGGCGTGTCAGCACCAAGTTCGACTTTATCCCCAGCCTCGGGAATCATTTCATCTG GTACCGCAGGAAGTGGATTCGCATTGAGCGCAGCCGGGAGACGCAGATGCTGGACCTGAACACAGGGACCCCCTGGGAGTCTGTCACCTTCACTGCACTGGGCACCGACCGGGAGATCTTCTTCAACATCCTTCAGGAAG cccGGGAGCTGgcgctgcagcagcaggaggggaagaCCATCATGTACACAGCCATGGGAGCAGAGTGGCGCCAGTTCGGCttcccccgccgccgccggcccctCAGCTCCGTGGTGCTGGAGGAAGGCGTGTCAGAGAGGCTGGTTCAGGACGTGAAGGAGTTCATCAACAACTCCAAGTGGTACCATGAAAGAG GGATCCCCTATCGAAGAGGCTACCTGCTTTATGGTCCTCCTGGATGTGGGAAAAGCAGCTTCAT cacagccctggctggggaaCTGGAGTACAGTATCTGCCTGCTGAGCCTCAGTGACCACAGCCTCTCTGATGACCGGCTCAATCACCTCCTGAGTGTAGCACCACAGCAGAGCATCATCCTGCTGGAGGATGTGGACGCTGCCTTCGTCAGCCGGGACCTTGCTGCTGAGA ACCCAGCTGTGTACCAAGGCATGGGGCGCCTGACCTTCAGCGGTCTCCTCAATGCGCTGGACGGTGTGGCCTCCACAGAAGCCAGGATTGTCTTCATGACCACCAACTACGTGGACAG GCTGGACCCAGCCCTGGTGCGTCCTGGCCGCGTGGATGTGAAGCAGTACGTGGGCCAttgctcctgctggcagctcaCCCGCATGTTCCAGCGCTTCTACCCCGAGCAGCCCGCGGCTGCAGCCCAGCGCTTCGCGGAGCAGGCGCTGGCAGTCTCCAAACAGATCAGTGCTGCCCAGGTGCAAGGCCACTTCATGCTTTACAAGACAGACCCTGAAGGAGCCATTTCAAACATAAGCTCCAGCCTGCTGTGA